One Triticum dicoccoides isolate Atlit2015 ecotype Zavitan chromosome 4B, WEW_v2.0, whole genome shotgun sequence genomic window carries:
- the LOC119291904 gene encoding boron transporter 4-like — MDLLRSPFKGVVADVQGRAPWYKDDWLAGLRAGFGILAPTMYIFFASALPVIAFGEQLSNETNGILSTVETLASTAICGIIHAILGGQPMMIVGVAEPTIIMYTYLYNFAKKQPGLGERLYLAWAGWVCIWTAIMLFLLAMFNASNVISRFTRVAGELFGMLITVLFLQEAIKGIVSEFSMPKDAKISDRSSPIYQFQWIYVNGLLGVIFSIGLLYSALKTRRARSWLYGIGWIRSFIADYGVPLMVIAWTAFSYALPSGVPSGVPRRLFSPLPWESSSLGHWTVAKDLLSVPPVYIFAAIVPALMVAGLYFFDHSVASQLAQQQEFNLKKPSAYHYDILVLGFMVLICGLIGIPPANGVLPQSPMHTRSLAVLKGQLMRKKMLRTAKEGMSNRASSLEIYGKMHEVFIEMDNKQDADSVDKDLKSLKDAVLREGDEDGKLAGEFDPRKHIEAHLPVRVNEQRLSNLLQSLLVGGCVGAMPVIKMIPTSVLWGYFAYMAIDSLPGNQFWERIQFLCIGASRRYKVLEGPHASFVESVSPRTIYVFTIFQIVYFLICFGTTWIPIAGILFPLPFFLMILIRQYLLPKFFEPNDLRELDAAEYEELEGVQHEHTLLEEDGSISGSCDGRIDAEILDELTTHRGELKHRIVSHREERHLQVHSNAVQPSV, encoded by the exons ATGGTATTCTCAGCACGGTTGAAACTTTGGCATCTACGGCGATATGTGGGATAATACATGCGATTCTTGGCGGGCAGCCAATGATGATCGTTGGAGTGGCAGAACCTACTATTATCATGTACACTTATCTCTACAACTTTGCCAAGAAGCAGCCGGGTCTGGGAGAACGGCTATATTTAGCTTGGGCTGGATG GGTCTGCATTTGGACTGCTATCATGCTGTTTCTGTTGGCAATGTTCAATGCTTCCAATGTGATAAGCAGATTCACGAGGGTTGCAGGAGAACTTTTCGGGATGTTGATCACCGTTCTCTTCCTGCAAGAAGCTATCAAG GGAATCGTGAGTGAGTTTAGTATGCCGAAAGATGCCAAGATCTCTGACCGCAGTTCGCCCATATACCAGTTCCAGTGGATATATGTCAATGGCCTACTTGGTGTTATCTTCTCAATTGGCCTGCTATACAGTGCACTCAAGACTAGGCGGGCAAGGTCATGGTTGTATGGCATAG GATGGATCAGAAGCTTCATTGCGGATTATGGCGTCCCTCTTATGGTGATCGCGTGGACGGCATTTTCGTACGCACTACCGAGCGGTGTCCCTTCAGGAGTGCCTAGGAGGCTCTTCAGCCCACTACCCTGGGAGTCAAGTTCACTGGGGCATTGGACCGTGGCAAAG GATTTGCTTTCGGTCCCTCCAGTATATATATTTGCAGCCATCGTGCCTGCTTTGATGGTTGCAGGACTGTACTTCTTCGATCATAGTGTGGCTTCACAGTTGGCTCAGCAACAGGAGTTCAATTTGAAGAAACCTTCTGCCTACCATTATGACATTTTGGTACTTGGATTCATG GTCCTAATATGCGGTTTGATTGGCATTCCTCCAGCAAATGGAGTACTTCCTCAGTCCCCCATGCATACAAGGAGCCTTGCTGTCCTCAAGGGGCAG TTAATGCGCAAAAAGATGCTTCGAACTGCCAAAGAGGGCATGTCGAACCGTGCAAGCAGTTTGGAAATCTATGGCAAGATGCATGAAGTGTTCATCGAAATGGATAATAAACAGGAT GCTGATTCTGTTGACAAGGACTTGAAGAGCTTGAAGGATGCAGTGCTGCGTGAAGGTGATGAGGATGGGAAATTGGCTGGAGAATTTGATCCTAGAAAACATATCGAAGCACATTTGCCCGTTCGAGTGAACGAACAGAGACTAAGCAACCTGCTGCAGTCCTTGCTGGTTGGTGGCTGCGTCGGAGCTATGCCGGTTATCAAGATGATACCGACTTCGGTCCTCTGGGGTTACTTTGCCTACATGGCCATTGATAGCCTACCAGGGAACCAGTTTTGGGAAAGGATACAATTTTTGTGCATTGGAGCAAGCCGACGCTACAA GGTCTTGGAAGGTCCCCATGCATCATTCGTGGAGTCGGTGTCTCCGAGAACGATATATGTCTTTACGATCTTCCAGATTGTGTATTTCTTGATATGCTTCGGCACGACATGGATACCGATAGCTGGGATTCTCTTCCCGCTGCCTTTCTTCCTCATGATTCTCATCAGGCAGTACCTGCTCCCCAAGTTTTTTGAGCCCAATGACTTGCGCGAACTGGACGCCGCTGAGTACGAAGAACTTGAAGGGGTCCAACATGAACACACACTACTG GAGGAAGATGGCTCGATCTCAGGAAGCTGCGACGGCAGGATCGACGCTGAAATATTGGATGAGCTCACAACACACCGCGGAGAACTGAAGCACAGGATTGTAAGCCATCGTGAAGAAAGACACCTTCAGGTCCATTCAAACGCCGTTCAGCCAAGCGTCTGA